CGCCGGCGATCGTCTTCACCAGCGTGGACTTTCCGGCACCGTTGTCGCCCACCAGGGCGACCACTTCACCGGCGTGGACTTCAAGCTCTACATCGGTGAGCGCCTGGACGGCACCGAATCGCTTGGAGACCCCGCGCAACGCCAGAACAGGCGTAGCGGACACGTTAACCATCTCCTTCGCCGCCTGACCCGGCGGGAGGTTGTGCAGAAGTTTGTGGAGGGGTGTTCTCTCCGGCGCCCCGCCTAGCTTGCGGGGCTGTTGGATGCGGGGCGCCGGAGGGGCTTTGTTTCAGCAAGTCACGTACGGGAATTCAGGTCCGAATTCCCGTACGCGGTTCGTGACTTGCGGTTGCTTCTACTGCAGGCCGATCTTCTTGCAGGCCGCGGCGTAGGCCGGGGTGCAGATGTCCTGGACCGTGTAGACGCCGTCCTTGACGACGGTGTCCTTGATGTTGTCCTTGGTCAGCGAGGTGACCGGGACCAGGACGGACGCGACCTGCTTGGTGGTCGGGCTGTCGACCTTGTCCTTGGCGATGGAGTCGAGCGACTTGCCCTGGGCGAGCGCGACAGCCATCTCCGCGGCGGCGTCGGCCTCCGGGGCGTACGGCTTGTAGACGCTCATGAACTGGGTGCCGGCGACGATGCGCTGGACACCGGCGAGCTCGGCGTCCTGGCCGGTGACCGGGACGGAGATGCCGGCGGCCTTCAGAGCGGTGATGATACCGCCGGCCATGCCGTCATTGGCGGAGTAGACGCCGATGATGTTCTTCTTGCCGAGAGCCGAGATGGCGCCCTCCATGTTGGAGTTGGCGTTCTCCGGCTTCCACTCCTTGGTGTCGTACTCCTTGCCGACGTTCACCTTGCCGTCCAGCACCTCGTGGGCACCGGCCTTGAACAGGGCGGCGTTCGGGTCGGTGACCGAACCGTTCATCATGACGATCTTGCCGGACTTGGCCTTGGAGCCAAGGGCCTTGAGAAGCGCCTCACCCTGCGTCTTGCCGACAGTCTTGTTGTCGAAAGAGGTGTAGGCGTCGATCGGACCCTGCGCGAGGCGGTCGTAGGCCACGACCGGGATGCCGGCGTCCTTGGCCTTCTGGACCGAGCTCTTGATGGCGGCGGAGTCCACAGCGTCAACGATCAGCACGTCCACCTTGTTGGTGATCATGGTGTCGACCTGCTGGTTCTGGGTGCTCGCGTCCTGCTTGGCGTTGGCGTAGACGATCTTGCCCTTGCCGTTCGTGAGCTCCGAGACCTTCTTCTCGATGAGCGGCTTGTCGAACTTCTCGT
The window above is part of the Streptomyces sp. NBC_01428 genome. Proteins encoded here:
- a CDS encoding substrate-binding domain-containing protein, which translates into the protein MRRAAVAVAAGAMAVSLAACGSAKDSGGGSDSSSSAKKGDAIKVGLLLPENQTARYEKFDKPLIEKKVSELTNGKGKIVYANAKQDASTQNQQVDTMITNKVDVLIVDAVDSAAIKSSVQKAKDAGIPVVAYDRLAQGPIDAYTSFDNKTVGKTQGEALLKALGSKAKSGKIVMMNGSVTDPNAALFKAGAHEVLDGKVNVGKEYDTKEWKPENANSNMEGAISALGKKNIIGVYSANDGMAGGIITALKAAGISVPVTGQDAELAGVQRIVAGTQFMSVYKPYAPEADAAAEMAVALAQGKSLDSIAKDKVDSPTTKQVASVLVPVTSLTKDNIKDTVVKDGVYTVQDICTPAYAAACKKIGLQ